One window of Gilliamella sp. B3022 genomic DNA carries:
- a CDS encoding metal ABC transporter permease, with protein MIDILEYLYYPFTLPLMQRAILAALSTGIVCALLSCFLVLKGWSLMGDAISHAVLPGIVLAYLAGIPIILGAFASGLLCSVATGYIKENSRIKEDTVMGIVFSGMFAFGLVLFSKVDTSQHLNHILFGSVLGTSYDDLKQIILIAAIISTIIIIKRRDLLLYCFDPVQAKVVGLSVKLLHYGLLCVLALTIVSSLKTAGVILVIAMLIAPGIIAFSLTKCFEKMLLIAVIVSIFATVVGTLISFYFDASSSACIVILQAVIFLAVQVCQFIVRKNITH; from the coding sequence ATGATAGATATATTGGAATATCTTTATTACCCTTTTACTCTTCCTCTTATGCAACGTGCTATTTTAGCTGCACTTTCAACAGGTATTGTTTGTGCGCTTCTTTCATGTTTTTTGGTATTAAAAGGCTGGTCTTTAATGGGAGATGCAATATCGCATGCCGTATTACCTGGCATTGTGCTTGCCTATTTAGCTGGTATTCCAATTATCCTCGGTGCATTTGCATCGGGATTATTGTGCTCAGTTGCCACTGGCTATATTAAAGAAAATAGCCGGATAAAAGAAGATACAGTAATGGGAATTGTGTTTTCGGGAATGTTTGCGTTCGGATTAGTGTTGTTTTCAAAAGTAGATACATCACAGCATTTAAATCATATCTTATTTGGCAGCGTGCTCGGTACCAGTTATGATGATTTAAAACAAATTATATTAATTGCAGCGATAATATCAACAATAATAATCATTAAGCGTCGTGATCTACTTCTGTATTGTTTCGATCCAGTACAAGCCAAAGTTGTCGGTTTATCTGTAAAATTATTACATTATGGTTTACTTTGTGTTTTGGCTTTAACTATCGTCAGCTCTTTAAAAACGGCTGGAGTGATATTAGTGATTGCAATGCTGATAGCACCTGGTATTATTGCATTTTCGTTGACTAAATGTTTTGAAAAAATGCTGTTGATAGCAGTAATTGTTTCGATATTTGCAACGGTTGTCGGTACGCTCATTAGTTTTTACTTTGACGCATCGTCCAGTGCGTGTATTGTAATTTTGCAAGCTGTTATCTTTCTTGCAGTACAAGTCTGCCAATTTATTGTAAGAAAAAATATAACGCATTAA
- a CDS encoding manganese/iron ABC transporter ATP-binding protein: protein MTQICLNVDDITVTYNNSHTAIHNASFRLNGGTICALVGVNGSGKSTLFKSIMGMIRPTRGQVTFNDISVAQALKQNIIAYVPQTEEVDWDFPVLVSDVVMMGRYGHMSFFRIPSKEDKKQVDIALERVNMLEFKHRQIGELSGGQKKRVFLARALAQQGKVLLLDEPFTGVDVKTENAIIDLLKDLRKENHLILVSTHNLGSVPEFCDQVVLINQTVLAFGPTETTFTPQNLMTTFGGALRYLSLSGEKLHQDEDPRKVSILTDDERAAIFYGEGKDDSPHQDLLVDDQQN from the coding sequence ATGACACAAATATGCTTGAACGTTGATGATATTACAGTGACTTATAATAATAGTCACACTGCAATTCATAATGCCAGTTTCCGTCTTAATGGTGGTACCATTTGTGCTCTGGTGGGAGTGAATGGTAGCGGTAAATCCACATTATTTAAGAGTATTATGGGCATGATTCGTCCAACCCGAGGACAAGTGACATTTAATGATATTTCGGTTGCCCAAGCATTGAAGCAAAATATCATAGCTTATGTTCCGCAAACAGAGGAGGTTGATTGGGATTTTCCTGTTTTAGTTTCGGATGTCGTTATGATGGGTCGTTATGGTCATATGTCTTTTTTTCGCATCCCAAGTAAAGAAGATAAAAAACAGGTTGATATTGCACTCGAACGCGTCAATATGCTGGAATTTAAGCATCGCCAAATAGGTGAGTTATCAGGAGGTCAAAAAAAAAGGGTTTTTTTAGCGAGAGCTTTAGCACAACAAGGTAAAGTATTATTGCTTGATGAACCATTTACAGGCGTTGATGTAAAAACTGAAAATGCCATTATCGATTTGCTGAAAGATTTGAGAAAAGAAAATCATCTTATTTTAGTTTCTACCCATAATTTAGGCAGTGTGCCAGAATTTTGCGATCAAGTCGTGTTAATTAATCAAACTGTATTGGCTTTCGGACCAACCGAAACGACCTTTACCCCTCAAAATTTGATGACGACCTTCGGTGGTGCGTTACGTTATCTAAGTTTATCTGGCGAAAAATTACACCAAGATGAAGATCCTCGTAAGGTATCCATCTTAACCGATGATGAGCGTGCGGCAATTTTTTATGGAGAAGGTAAAGATGATTCACCACACCAAGATCTGTTGGTCGATGATCAGCAAAATTAA
- a CDS encoding metal ABC transporter permease produces the protein MMEFFLEPFSYNFMLKAIWVSSIVGASCAFLSAFLMLKGWSLMGDALSHSVVPGVAGAYALGLPYSIGAFFTGLLAALSITFVRALTRLKEDAIIGFIFSTFFAIGLLIISLNPTSVNAQTIIFGNILGIDDSDMWQVQIIILVSLILLLFFWKDLLVVFFDEIHARSIGLKPLHLKILFFTILSACTVAALQTVGAILVIAMVVTPGATAYLLTNRFSKLLMISVVIGASTSAIGAYFSYFLNGETGGVIVTLQTLVFLMVFLFAPKQGLISNRLRIRQSRLNNGGNL, from the coding sequence ATAATGGAATTCTTTCTTGAACCATTTAGCTATAACTTTATGCTTAAAGCCATTTGGGTTAGTAGCATTGTTGGGGCTTCTTGTGCTTTTTTATCAGCGTTTCTTATGTTGAAAGGTTGGTCATTAATGGGCGATGCATTATCCCATTCGGTGGTCCCTGGTGTTGCAGGTGCTTATGCGCTGGGTTTACCTTATTCGATCGGCGCTTTTTTTACAGGATTACTTGCTGCCTTATCTATAACTTTCGTCCGCGCCCTTACTCGCTTAAAGGAAGATGCCATTATTGGCTTTATTTTCTCGACTTTTTTTGCAATTGGACTATTAATTATTTCACTAAATCCAACTTCAGTTAATGCCCAAACGATTATTTTTGGGAATATTTTAGGCATTGATGATAGTGATATGTGGCAGGTACAGATTATTATTTTGGTTTCTTTAATTTTGTTATTATTTTTTTGGAAAGATCTGTTAGTGGTATTTTTTGACGAAATCCATGCACGCTCAATAGGTCTAAAGCCATTACATCTCAAAATTCTTTTTTTCACTATTTTAAGTGCTTGTACCGTCGCAGCCTTGCAAACCGTTGGAGCGATTTTGGTGATTGCTATGGTAGTCACTCCCGGAGCAACAGCCTATTTGCTTACTAATCGATTTTCTAAACTGTTAATGATTTCCGTCGTAATTGGTGCGTCAACCAGCGCCATTGGGGCTTATTTTAGTTACTTTTTGAATGGTGAAACAGGCGGTGTTATTGTCACGCTACAAACTTTGGTTTTCCTAATGGTATTTTTGTTTGCACCAAAACAAGGTTTAATATCAAACCGTTTACGAATAAGGCAAAGCCGTTTGAATAACGGGGGAAATCTATGA